The nucleotide window CGCAGGCGCTGGTCGCGCAGCACGGCCATGGGATCGGCGGCCTCGTCGGCGACGTGGCGATCCAGGAAGGAATCGCTCTCGTCGTCGCCCTGGTGCATATCCTCCAGATAGACCAGCTGCGTGCCGCGCACCTTGCCCAGCAGGCTCTGGTAGTCGCCCAGGCTCATGCCCAGTTCCTCGGCGATCTCGGACTCCAGCGGGCTGCGGCCCAGGCGCTGCTCGGCGCGGCGCAGCGCCTGCTCGATCTCCTTTTGGCTCTTGCGCGAGCTGCGGCTCATCCAGTCGCCGCCGCGCAGCTCGTCGAGCATGGCGCCGCGGATGCGCTGGCTGGCAAAGGTCTCGAACTGCACGCCCTGCGCCGCCTCGAAGCGCGACAGCGCGTCCGTCAGGCCGATCATGCCGACCTGGATCAGATCGTCCAGCTCCACGTTGGCCGGGAGCTTGGCGATCATGTGGTGCGCGATGCGGCGCACCAGCGGCAGATGCTGGCGCAGCAGCGCGTCGCGGTCGAGCTGGCCTTTCGCGGTGTACATGCTTCCTCGTTCAGTGGCTCTGGTCCATCAGCGCGGCGCCGGCCGGCGTCGCCAGGGGCGGGCCCGTATCGATGGTGCAGGCGTTTTCCAGCAGTTGCAAGGCCAGGCGCTGGATGTCCTGCGCGCGCTCGGCCGCCACCGCCGTGGTGTGGATGTGCAGTCCCAGCTGCGCCAGGGCGCTGCGCTGCAGCGTGGCCAGGGCCTCGCCCGTCTGCGCGGCCTGCTCGGGCGCGCACGGCGGCCGGATCGAGGCCACGGCGCACAGCGGCACGCCGGCGTGCAGCGCCAGATGCTTGAGCTGGCGGTACGCGCCCACCAGGCCCTGCGCGGCCGGACCGGTCATGACCAGCGGCACGCAGCCGCTGCCGCGCAGCAGGGGCGCGAGCGACTCGACGCCGGCGTACAGCACGGCCACGGCGTAGCTGCGAAACAGCCCGGCCAGCGGCGCCAGCCGCGGCCCGCCCGTGGGCCGCGCCAGGCGCGTCAGGCCGCTGGCCGCCGGCAGCACGGCCAGCGAGGCGGCGTCCGCTGCTGCCGTGCCGCCGCCCGGCCAGGCCAGGCCGTCCAGCAGGTGTGCAAGGCCTGGGGCGCGCTCGCTCTCGCGCGCCGTGCCGTCCAGCACCACGACCGGGTAGGACAGGCGCTGCAGGCTGGAGCAGATCTGCCACAGCAGCTCCAGCGACGTGCGGTCCGCGGCAGCCTGCGGCGCGGCCACCGGCAGCAGCCGCAACTGCTGCTCGGGCGCGAAGGCGTGCAGCCCGGCGGCCTGGTGAACGGCGGTGTCAAGCCACATCGGCCAGGCCCCTTTCCACCGCCGGCGCGGCGGGCGAGAAGATAAAGCTCAGGTCGGCCTCGCGCGGATCGAATGCCGAGCGGACGCTGGAGCGCATGCAGGCGGCCACCAGTTTGTGCGCGTCGGCCGCCTCCCAGTCCTCGGGGACGCGCTGGCCGTTGGTCACGCCGCGCAGCACCATCTGGTGGCGGATCAGCGCGTCGATGGCCGGACCCAGCTTCACCGCCTCGTCGATCTTGGACAGGATGGCCTGCTGTGTGCCGGCGCTCTTGAAGCCGGTGAACACGTCGTCCAGCGTGTCGCCGTGGCTGGCGGCGTTGAGCACCAGCAGGCGGTTCACGCCCGGCAGATCCAGCACATTGAGCAGATCGCGCCGGCGCGGATCGCGCGGGGCGACGCCGGTGGTGTCGATCAGCACCATCTTCTTGCCCGCCAGCAGGCCCAGCAGGTCCTGCAGCGCGGCGCGGTCGTGCGCCAGGTGCGCCACCACGCCCAGCATGCGGCCGTAGCTGCGCAGCTGTTCGTGCGCGCCCATGCGGTAGGTGTCCAGCGTGATCAGGCCGACGCTGGCCGCGCCGTGGGCGCGCGCGCATTGCGCGGCCAGCTTGGCGGTGGTGGTGGTCTTGCCCACGCCCGTGGGGCCGACCAGCGCCCAGACGCCGCCCTCCTCGTGCAGGGGTGCGCTGTGCGCGTCGGTGCGCAGGTTGCGCTCCAGCACGTCGATCAGCCAGCGCACGGCCTCGGCCGGCGGCAGCTCGCCGGGCAGGTGCTCCAGCACCGCGCGCGACAGCGCAGGCGAGAAGCCGGCGCGGATGAGTTTCAGCATCAGGTTGGACTGGATCGGGTCCTGGCGCGCCTGGCCCAGCCAGGCCAGGGTGTTGAAGCGCTCCTCGATCAGGTCCTTCATCGATTGCAGCTCCTTCATCAGGTGCTGCTGGTCGGCGCCGCTGGCCAGCGTGGGCGCGGCGGTGGGCGCGGCGCGGCGCGTGGGCGCGCCGATCTGCTCGGCACCTAAGGCGGCGTGCATGACCGGGCGCAGCGGGTTGTGGCGCGCCAGGGGCGGCTGCGCCTCGGGCGCGGTGGGTGCCACGCGCGGGGCAGGGCGCTGCTTTGGCGCGGCGGCGCGCGGCTCCTCCAGCGGCTCGGACTGCGCGCTGCCGTGCAGCGCCTCATGGCGGCGGCGCAGCATGCGCTCGCGCACGTAGTCCTGGAACGACAGGGTGCTCATGGCCAGTTGCTCGGTGTCCTGCGCCACGGCGCCGCGCGTGGGCGCGGGCTGCGGGCGCTGCGCTGGCGGCTGCTGCTGCAGGCGCACGGGGCTGGCCGCCAGGTCGTCGGCGCGCTCCTGCAGCCGGTGGGCGGCGGGGCGCGCTGCGGGTGCCGGGGCGGGGCTGCGGGCGATCTCGCCTTCCTGCAGCGTGGACAGGGCTTCCTCCGCCGTGGCCATGACCTCCACGCCGCCGGCGATCGGCCGGTTGGACAGGATCAGCGTGCCATCGCCGAAGGCCATGCGCGCCTTGGCCAGCGCCTCGCGGGCGGTGGGTGCGGTGAAGCGTTTGATGTTCATGCGGATGCCCCTTGCAGGATCGGGCCGATGCGGATGGTGTGGGTTTCAGGGATTTCGCTGTGCGCCAGCACCTGCAGGCGCGGCGCCACGCGGCGCACCAGGCGGGCGATGGCGCTTCGGATGGCGTCGGGCACCAGCAGGCAGGCGGGCAGGCCCATTTCTTCCTGGCGCATCGCCACCTCGGCGGCCTTTTGCGTCAGCAGATCGGCCACGCCGGGCTCCAGCGACGGGCCGGCGGCGTTGCCCAGGGCCTGCACCAGCAGGCGCTCCAGGCCGGGCTCGATGGCGATCACGCTCAGCTCGCGCACCGGGCCGTAGATCTGCTGCACGATGGCCGGCGACAGGGCAATGCGCACGCGCCGCGCAAGCTCGGCCGGGTCCTGCGTGCTGGCGGCGTGCTCGGCCAGGGTCTCGACGATGGTGCGGATGTCGCGGATGTGCACGGCCTCCTCCAGCAAGAGCTGGAGCACCTTCTGGAACACGGTGATGGAGACCATCTTGGGCACGACTTCCTCGATCAGTTTGGGCGCCAGGCGCGTCACGTGCTCGACCAGCTGCTGCGTCTCGGTACGGGACAAGAGCTTGGCGGCCTGCACTTGCATCAAGTGTGACAAATGGGTCGCCATGACGGTTTCCGAATCAACCACGGTAAAGCCCGCCATTTGCGCGGCTTCGCGCTGGCCGGCGTCGATCCAGTGCGCCGGCAGACCGAAGGCCGGGTCGGTGGTGGCGGTGCCGATCAAGGGCGTGGAGATGCCGCCGGGGTTGATGGCCAGGAACATGCCGGGGTGCGCCTCGCCCTCGCCCACGACCACGCCGCGCAGCGTGATGCGGTAGGCGCTGGGCTTGAGTTCCAGGTTGTCGCGCACGTGCACGGCGGGCGGAAGAAAGCCTACTTCTTGAGCGAACTTGCGCCGCACGCCCTTGATGCGCGTGAGCAGGTCACCCTGGCGGGCCTTGTCCACCAGCGCGATCAGGCGGTAGCCCAGCTCCAGGCCCAGCAGATCGACGGGCTGCAGGTCGTCCCAGCTGGCCTCGCCGTCGCCGGCCGGCGCGGCCGGGGCTTCCTCGGCGGGCTGGGGCTGGTTCTGGCGCTTGTGCAGCAGCCACGCCAGCCAGCCCAGGGCGCCGCCCATCAGCAGGAACACCGCATGCGGCATGCCGGGGATCAGCCCCAGCAGCACCAGGATGCCGCCGGCCACGCCCAGCACGCGCGGCGACATGAACAGCTGCTGCACGATCTGCTGGCCCATGTCGTTGTCCTTGCCGACGCGCGAGATGACCATCGCCGCGGCCACGGAGATGAGCAGGCCCGGGATCTGCGCCACCAGCGCGTCGCCCACCGCCAGCAGGATGTAGCTGTCGGCCGCAGCACCGGCCGACAAGCCATGCTGCAGCATGCCGATGGCGAAGCCGCCGATGATGTTGATGACCAGGATCAGGATGCCGGCGATGGCGTCGCCGCGCACGAACTTGCTCGCGCCGTCCATGGAGCCGAAGAAGTTGGCCTCCTCCTGCACCTCGGCGCGGCGGCGCTTGGCTTCTTTTTCGTCGATCAGGCCGGCGTTGAGGTCGGCGTCCACCGCCATCTGCTTGCCCGGCATGGCGTCCAGCGTGAAGCGCGCCGACACCTCGGCGATGCGCTCGGCCCCTTTGGTCACCACCACGAAGTTGATGACCACCAGGATGGCGAAGACGATCAGGCCGACGGCGAAGTTGCCGCCGATCAAGAAGTGCCCGAAGGCCTCGATGACCTTGCCGGCCGCGCCCGGACCGGTATGGCCGTCGAGCAGCACCACGCGCGTGGAGGCCACGTTCAGCGACAGCCGCATCAGCGTGGTGAGCAGCAGCACCGAGGGGAAGGCCGCGAAGTCCAGCGGCCGCAGCATGTAGGCCGCGACCATCATGACCATCAGCGCCACGGCGATGTTCAGCGTGAAAAAGGTGTCCAGCAGCCACGCGGGAATGGGAAGCACCATCAGCGCCAGGATGGCGACGACCAGCAGCGGCGCCGACAGGCCGGCCAGCGCCGAGCCGTGGCTGCCGGCCCACTGGCGGACCGAGGAAAGGGAGGGGGTGGGCGTCATGGCCATGCGTCAGGCGGGGTTCAGGCGGCGCGGCGGCGGCGCGCGGCGGGCCGGCTGCGCTGCGCCAGAGGCGAATGCGGATCGAGCTCGGGCGGCACCTGCGGGTCGGGCTGGTCGCCCGGCATGCGGCCCTGCCCGCGCATGGCGGCCTTGAGGCGATACACGTAGGCCAGCACCTGCGCCACGGCGGTGTAGAGCTGTTGCGGGATGGGCTGGTCCAGCTCGGCGTGGGCGTACAGCGCGCGCGCCAGCATGGGCGAGGACAGCACCGGCACGTCGTGCGCCTGGGCGACCTCGCGGATCTTGAAGGCCAGCAGGTCCGTGCCCTTGGAGATGACCTGCGGCGCGCCCATGGCGGCCTCGTCGTACTTCAGCGCCACGGCGTAGTGCGTGGGGTTCATGAGCACGAAGTCGGCCTTCGGCACGGCGGCGATGCTGGCCCCATCGGCGATCTCGCGCGCCTTCTGGCGCATGCGGCCCTTGAGCTGCGGGTTGCCGTCGCTCTCCTTGTGCTCTTGCTTGACCTCCTCATGGCTCATCTTCAGGCGCGACTTGAAGAAGAACGCCTGCAGCGGCACGTCGACCACGGCGAAGACGAACACCACCAGCAGCAGCAGCGCCACGCCGGAGACGATCCACTGTCCGGCCAGGCGCAGCGCCACGGCCGAGGGCTGCAGGACCAGGCCGGCCATGGTCTCCACGCTGCCCGCCATGAACTTCCAGGCCACCACGCTCAGGATGGCCGTCATCAGCACCATCTTGGCCACGTTGGCCAGCTGCTGCTTGGAAAACAGATTGACAAAGCCCTTGAGCGGGTTGAGCCGGTTGAACTGCGGCGTGATGGGCTTGAGGCTGAGGATGAAGCCGCCCGCGCCCAGGGCGGCGAGCAGTGCCGCCAGGCTGGTCATCAGCGCAATCGCCACGCTGCCGGCCACGCCGACGACGGCCAGGGTTTTCAGGCGCGCCAGCATGTCGCCGGGCGAGCGCACGGTCGCCGCATCGAACACCAGGCTCTGGCGCAGCGCGCGCTCCAGGTACTCGACGAACCACGGCGCCAGCAGCAGCAGCGCCAGCGCGCCCACGCCCAGGATGGCCAGATGCGACAGATCGCGCGAGCGCGCAGCCTGGCCGTCCTGGCGGGCCTTTTGCAGCTTGCGCTCGGTGGCGGGTAGGTTCTTGTCCTGGCTGGAGCTCATGGTGGCGCGACTTTTTGGGTCACGCCATTGTCGGAAGGGCCAGGAAAAGCTAAAGGCCGAATAACGGGGCCGGCGGGCGCTATTTCGGCGCCCACGAGGCCTGCTATGTTGCTACTGAAAACATAGCTATATGCGCTTTATCGACGCCGGCTCAGGCCATTATTTGCTTGAAATTCACAGCTTGCACCGTCCGTCTACGCCGCCGGCGGCGTGTGCAGCAGCGTCAGCTTGAAGCCCAGCGCGTGCAAAACCTTGAACAGCGTCTCCGAGCTGGGGGCGCGCTCGCCCGACAGGCTCTTGTACAGGCTCTCGCGCGACAGGCCGGTGTCACGCGCCAGTTGCGTCATGCCGCGCGCGCGAGCGATGTCGCCCAGGACGGCGGCCAGCAGCGCCGGGTCGCCGTCCTCCACGGCCGCCTGCAGATAAGCCGCGACATCGGCTTCGTCGCGCAGGTAGTTGGCTGCGTCAAAAGGTCGTGTCTTGATGAGGCTCATAAATGCAGTTCCTGCGCCATCTTCCTGGCGCGCTCGATGTCGCGCTGCTGGCTGGATTTGTCGCCGCCGCCCAGCATCACGACGATGGTGGACCCCCGCATCACGTAATACATGCGCCAGCCGGGACCAAAGAACTCGCGCATCTCCCATACGCCATCGCCGACTGGCCTCACATCACCGAGATGACCCAAGCCGGCTTTTCGCAGGCGAATTTGCAACCGGCCGCGTGTCGACTTGTCCCTGAGCGCTTCCATCCAGACAGCGAAAGCCTCAGCTTCAACGACGGTGTACATGGCACGATTGTAGCCTGTTGGCTACAGGGCGGCAGGCTATGCCGGGCTCGTCTAGAACCCCAGGCTCGCCAGCAGATCATCCACCTGCGACTGGCTGGTGACCACGTCCTGGCGATTCTCCGGATCGACCACCGGGCCTTGCAACGCCGCGGGCGCGGGGGCAGCCTCGGTGGCCGCCGTGCTGCCGGGCGGCGCGGTCTGGATCAGCAGCTGCACCAGCTGTTCCTCCAGCGTCGAGGCCAGGCGCACGACGCGGGCGATGACCTGGCCCGTGAGGTCGTGGAAGTCCTGCGCCATCATGATTTCGGTCAGGTGCGTGTCGGCCTCGCGCGTCACGCCCTCGACGTCGACCAGGAAGTTGTAGACCTCGCCGCGCGCCACGGCGGCCACCGGGTCGGCCACCAGTGCCTCGCGCACACGGCGCGTCTCGGCGGCGATGTGGTCGTGCTGGGCCTTGGCCTGCTCGACGCGGGTGAGCACCTTCTCGGCCGCATCGCCGGTCAGCCGGGCGATGTAGGACAGGCGGCTCTGCGCGTCCGGCAGCTCGCCCATGCTGCCGCGCAGCTGGTCGGCGTAGCCCAGTTCGTTGAGCGCGCTGTGCAACTGGCGCGTGAGCTGCCCGATCTTCAGGTGGACGTCCTGGCCGGCCTCGGGGGCGGGGGACTCGCTTGCCTCGCCCTGCATGTCACAGCCCCAGTTTTTTCAGGATCAGGTTGACCTTTTCTTCCAGCGTGGCCTTGGTGAACGGCTTGACGATGTAGCCGGCCGCGCCGCCCTGGGCGGCGGCCACGATGTCCTCCTTGCGCGCCTCGGCGGTCACCATCAGCACCGGCAGGTGCTTGAGCTTGTCGTCCTTCTTGATCTCCGTGAGCAGCTGGAAGCCGTTCATGTTGGGCATGTTGATGTCGGTCACGACGAAGTCGAAGTGGCCGTTGCGCAGCTTGCCCAGCGCGGCCACGCCGTCTTCGGCCTCGTCGGCATCGGCAAAGCCGCTCTCCTTGAGCAGATTGCGCACGATGCGGCGCATGGTGGAGAAATCGTCAACGATCAAAAAACGCAGGGCAGAGGACACGAAAGGCTCTTTTGGTCGGAAGTACGGGACGGACGCGCATGGCGGGCGGGTCAGCTGGACGCCGGCGGCGCACGATTGTCGGTCTTTTCGCCGCTGGCCGGGTTCATGGGCGCCGCGGCGCTGCTTTTGCCCAGCAGGCGCTCCTCGGCCTCGCGCGTCAATACGGTGATGGTGATGCGCCGGTTGACGGCGGCGCGCGGATTGCCCGGCTCCAGCAGGTCGCTGGCGGCCAGGCCGACCACGCGCCCGAGCTTGCCGTCGGGCATGCCGGCGGCGACCAGTTCGCGCCGCGAGGCGTTGGCGCGGTCGGCCGACAGCTCCCAGTTGCTGTAGCCGCGCTCGCCGTTGCCGTAGGGCGTGGCGTCGGTGTGGCCGGCCAGGCTGATGCGGTTTTCCACGCCGCCCAGGGCCGCGCCGATCTCGCGCAGGATGTCGCGCATATAGGGTTTGACCAGCGCGCTGCCGCTGTCGAACATGGGCCGGTTCTGGTCGTCGACGATCTGGATCTGCAGGCCGTCGGGCGTCACGTCGATGCGGATCTGCGAGCGGTACTCGTTCAGGCGCGGGTTCTCGGTGATCATGGCGTCGATCTTGGCCTGCAGCGCGCGGATGCGCTGGGCGTCGATGCGCGCGCGTTCGGCGCGGGCGGCCTCGATGCTGGTGCGCCGGTTGGTGGCGCTGTCGTCGTCCGAGCGGCGCACCTGGCCATGTACCTTGGACAGGTCGTTGCCGCCGCCGGGGATGACGCTGGAGCTGTTGCCCGCCCCGTCGCCGCCCTGCATCGACACCTTCAGCGGCGACGAGAAATACGCGGCGATGCCCTGCAGCTCGCCCTTGGCGGTGGAGCCCAGCAGCCACATCAGCAGGAAGAACGCCATCATGGCCGTCACGAAGTCGGCATAGGCGATCTTCCAGGCGCCGCCGTGCGGCGCGTGCCGCACCTTCTTGCCGCGCTTGATGATGATGGGCTGGAGCTTCTTCTCGGCCATGGCACCCTCAGGTCACTTCTTGCCCTTGACGTGGGCTTCGAGTTCGGCGAAGCCGGGCCGGTCGCCCGAGAACAGCACCTTGCGGCCGAACTCGATGGCCGTGGCCGGGTTGTAGCCCTGCATGCTGGCCAGCAGCGTCGATTTGATGCAGGCGAATTCCTTGGCGGCGTCCTCGGCCTTTTGCTCCAGCAGGCCGGCCAGCGGCTCCACGGCGCCGTAGGCCAGCAAGATGCCCAAAAACGTGCCCACCAGCGCCGAGGCGATCATGCCGCCCAGGACAGCCGGCGGTTGGCCCACCGAGCCCATGGTGTTGACCACGCCCAGCACGGCGGCCACGATGCCGAAGGCTGGCAGGGCGCCCGCCAGCCGCGTGAGCGCGGCCACGGGGGCGTGCGCCTCCTGGTGGTGGGTTTCGATCTCGGCGTCCATGAGCGACTCGATCTCGTGCGCGTTCAGGTTGCCCGAGACCATCATGCGCAGGTAGTCGGTGGTGAACTCGATGACGTGGTGGTCGCTGCCGACGGTGGGGAATTTCTTGAACAGCTCGGACTTTTCCGGCTCTTCCACATCCTGCTCGATGGCCATCAGGCCTTCCTTGCGCGCCTTTTGCAGGATCTCGTAGAGCATGGACAGCAGCTCCATATAGCGCGCCTTGGTGTACTTGTTGCCCTTGAGCACCTTGGGCAGCGAGGAAAACGTCGCCTTGAGCACCTTGGGCTGGTTGTTCACGATGAACGCGCCCAGGGCCGCGCCGCCGATGGTGATCATCTCGAAGGGCAGCGCGTCCAGCAGCACCTTGATGTTGCCGCCGTGGGCGATGAACACCCCGAAGATGGCGCCGAAGGTGATGAGGTAGCCGAGGATGACGAGCATGCTGGGTTCTGGAAGAGGATCGCGTGGAGGAGTCGGCGCGGAAGGTCAGTGTTTCGGATTGTGGCAGGCAGGCACAAAGGCTTGTACCCGGCCGCCCCGGCGGCGGCGCCTTTCCAGCGTGAGGGTGTCTTTGGAAGAAATATGCCTTGAGTCGACGTGAATCAAAGGCATATAGCTACTAAAAATGTAGCAATGGCGATGCCGGCTCAACCCTTGAGCAGCGCCAGCACGCCCTGCGGGATCTGGTTGGCCTGCGCCACCATGGCGGTGCCGGCCTGCTGCAGGATCTGCGTGCGCGACAGATTGGCGGTTTCCTGGGCGAAGTCGGCGTCCTGGATGCGGCTGCGCGAGGCGGACATGTTTTCCGAGGTGGTGTTCAGGTTGGCGATCGCCGTCTCGAAGCGTGCCTGCAGGGCGCCGAAGCTGGCGCGCTGGCCGTTCACGGCGGCCAGGGCCGAGTCGATGATCTTCAGTGCGCGCGTGGAGCCCTCTACCGTGGTCACATCGATGGTGTTCACGGGGTTGAGCGTGGAAGCTGTGGCGGTGACGGGCGGCGTGCCCGTCAGATTGCCGATGGAAAAGCCCTTGTCGGAAGCCATTTCCAGGTAGCCGCGTGCCGTGGCGTAGCCGCCAGCGGGTGCAGCGGGCACGCCGGCTGCAAAGGTCGGCATGCCCGAGCTGGCTGAGGCGGCCGCGTCATAGGCGCCCAGCGAGATGGTGTTGCCCGCGGCCGAGGTGTTCTGGATCTGGATGTCGGCGCCCGACTCGTTGATGAGTACCAGCCCGTTGCCACCTGCATTGAGCTTGGCGGTGATGCCGGTCTGCGAGGACACGTCGTTGAACGCTTTCACCGCCTCGGCCAGGCTCGCCGCAGTGGCGCCGCCAGCGCCGACGCTGAAGGTGACGTTGGCGGCGCCCACGTTGTCACCCTTGACGGCCAGCGAATACGTGCCCGGCGTAGCAAAATTGGTCAATTGGACTTGGTTGCGTGCGTTGGCCGTCACCCCTGTGGCCTCCGCCAGCGCGTTGATCTTGGCGGCGGCCGTGGCGACTGTGTCGGCGGAGGTCAGTGTGACGGTCCCCGACTGCAGCCCGGCGATGTCGAAGCTGCCCGTCAGCGGTGTCGGGATGGCCGTGGATGTGACGGCCACCGGCGCCGACTGCTTGAGCTGCGTGCCATAGGTGGCGGTGCGGAAGTTGCCCGTGGTCGCCGTGATGGTCTGGTTGGCGTTGGCGCCCACCTGGAAGGTGGCCGAACCAAAGGAGCCATCGAGCAGCTTCTGGCCGTTGAACTCGGTCGTCACCGCCATGCGGTCCAGCTCGGACAGCAGTTGGCCCACTTCGGCCTGGATGGCCTTGCGGTCGCTGGCCGAGTTGGTCGCATTGGCCGACTGCACTGACAGCTCGCGCACGCGCTGCAGGATGTTGCCGGCGCCGGCCAGCGCGCTCTCGGCCACCTGTGACAGCGAAATGCCGTCATTGGCGTTGCGCGCCGCCTGGTTCACGCCGCGGATCTGCGCGGTGAAGCGCTCGGAGATGGCCAGGCCGGCAGCATCGTCCTTGGCGCTGTTGATGCGCAGGCCCGACGACAGGCGCTGAATCGAAGTATTGAGTGAGCCCTGGCTGACGCCCAGGTTGCGCTGGGCGGTGAGCGAGGCGACGTTGGTGTTGATCGTGGATGCCATGGCAAGACTCCTGCTGGGCTGCGGATTCGGCGGTGGTGCCGGCCGGGGCGATAGCCCAGCGCCGGACGGTTGGAGACGATGCTGGCGATTGTGGACAGGCCGGCCCACCGGCGTTGGCGCGATAAGCGGCGCAAAAACCGGCCAATCTGCGCATTGAGCCCTCAAGTTCTCCAAGCACGAACCGAAAACACATTCAACGGGACGTTTGAAACAAGGAGTGACGCCCCGCCGTTCCACAGCAAGGCCCGCACCGGCACTGGGAACCCGCGCTGCTCAGGGGTTGAGAGGCGCAGACGGCGGCAACGCCACATTCCAGCCACTTCTTTTGCAGGAGATTTGCAATGGCTTCCACCATCAACACCAACGTCGCCTCGCTCACCGCCCAGCGCAACCTGAGCGTCAGCCAGAACTCGCTCAACACCTCCATCCAGCGCCTGTCCTCGGGCCTGCGCATCAACAGCGCCAAGGACGATGCTGCCGGCCTGGCCATCTCCGAGCGCTTCACGGGCCAGATCCGCGGCCTGAACCAGGCCGTGCGCAATGCCAACGACGGCATCTCGATGGCGCAGACCGCTGAAGGCGCGCTCAAGGCCTCGGGCGACATCCTGCAGCGCGTGCGCGAGCTGTCGGTGCAATCGGCCAACGCGACCAACTCGGCCAGTGACCGCAAGGCCATTCAGGCCGAAGTGGGGCAGTTGCTGTCGGAGATGGACCGTATTTCGCAGACCACCGAATTCAACGGCCAGAAGCTGCTCGATGGCTCGTTCGGCTCGGCCACCTTCCAGGTGGGCGCCAACGCCAACCAGACCATCACGGCCACCACCGGCAATTTCCGCACCAACACGTATGGCACCCAGTTGAT belongs to Melaminivora suipulveris and includes:
- the motA gene encoding flagellar motor stator protein MotA — its product is MLVILGYLITFGAIFGVFIAHGGNIKVLLDALPFEMITIGGAALGAFIVNNQPKVLKATFSSLPKVLKGNKYTKARYMELLSMLYEILQKARKEGLMAIEQDVEEPEKSELFKKFPTVGSDHHVIEFTTDYLRMMVSGNLNAHEIESLMDAEIETHHQEAHAPVAALTRLAGALPAFGIVAAVLGVVNTMGSVGQPPAVLGGMIASALVGTFLGILLAYGAVEPLAGLLEQKAEDAAKEFACIKSTLLASMQGYNPATAIEFGRKVLFSGDRPGFAELEAHVKGKK
- a CDS encoding flagellin, with the translated sequence MASTINTNVASLTAQRNLGVSQGSLNTSIQRLSSGLRINSAKDDAAGLAISERFTAQIRGVNQAARNANDGISLSQVAESALAGAGNILQRVRELSVQSANATNSASDRKAIQAEVGQLLSELDRMAVTTEFNGQKLLDGSFGSATFQVGANANQTITATTGNFRTATYGTQLKQSAPVAVTSTAIPTPLTGSFDIAGLQSGTVTLTSADTVATAAAKINALAEATGVTANARNQVQLTNFATPGTYSLAVKGDNVGAANVTFSVGAGGATAASLAEAVKAFNDVSSQTGITAKLNAGGNGLVLINESGADIQIQNTSAAGNTISLGAYDAAASASSGMPTFAAGVPAAPAGGYATARGYLEMASDKGFSIGNLTGTPPVTATASTLNPVNTIDVTTVEGSTRALKIIDSALAAVNGQRASFGALQARFETAIANLNTTSENMSASRSRIQDADFAQETANLSRTQILQQAGTAMVAQANQIPQGVLALLKG